One stretch of Nocardia fluminea DNA includes these proteins:
- a CDS encoding MepB family protein, which yields MTHPDLLSARDLIVSLGLHISATESETQNAAYGASVSEVGCGKVRFRVGKRTPAKPGLFVAVWQRAEDGSTEPFAAEDDVDLLVITVGEHSRVGQFVFPRHALVEHGIVSVAGRGGKRGFRLYPPWSATQNKQAQNSQKWQSAYFLDLENADPRLARSLYEPILPSAVPSHNGDVR from the coding sequence ATGACGCACCCTGACCTTCTTTCGGCCCGAGACCTCATTGTCTCTCTGGGACTGCATATTTCGGCCACCGAGTCCGAAACGCAGAATGCCGCATACGGAGCCTCGGTGTCCGAGGTCGGCTGCGGCAAGGTGAGATTTCGCGTGGGCAAGCGGACTCCGGCGAAGCCGGGTCTGTTCGTGGCGGTATGGCAGCGCGCCGAGGACGGCTCGACGGAGCCGTTCGCCGCGGAGGACGATGTCGATCTCCTGGTCATCACAGTCGGTGAGCACTCGCGGGTCGGGCAGTTCGTCTTCCCGCGACACGCCCTCGTCGAACACGGAATCGTCTCCGTCGCCGGTCGCGGCGGCAAGCGCGGGTTCCGCCTCTACCCGCCGTGGTCCGCGACCCAGAACAAGCAAGCCCAGAACTCGCAGAAGTGGCAGTCCGCCTACTTCCTCGACCTCGAAAACGCCGACCCGCGGCTCGCACGCAGCCTTTACGAACCGATCCTCCCCTCCGCTGTCCCATCACACAACGGCGATGTGCGCTGA
- a CDS encoding HAD family hydrolase — protein MGIAAVVFDMDGVLIDSEPIWEQVRHEYVVLKGGRWQPDSQKKMMGMSTPEWSAYLADDLGVAEPAGEVAAAVIDLMADKYAHHVPLLPGAVEAVRRCAGSWKLGLASSSPATLIDLVLAKSGLLDCFTVVLSTEEVGRGKPAPDVYLTVAQRLGVEPKNCTAVEDSTNGLRSAHNAGMRLIAAPRPEFPPLPDALALAEVVIDDLDQLTPGVVTGDA, from the coding sequence ATGGGTATCGCGGCGGTTGTGTTCGACATGGACGGCGTGCTGATCGATTCCGAGCCGATCTGGGAACAGGTCAGGCACGAGTACGTGGTCCTCAAAGGGGGCCGGTGGCAACCGGATTCGCAGAAGAAGATGATGGGGATGAGCACCCCCGAGTGGTCGGCGTACCTGGCCGACGACCTGGGTGTGGCCGAACCGGCCGGCGAGGTGGCTGCCGCCGTCATCGATCTGATGGCCGACAAGTACGCCCACCACGTCCCGCTGCTGCCCGGTGCGGTCGAGGCGGTGCGGCGGTGCGCGGGTTCCTGGAAACTCGGCCTGGCCAGCTCCTCACCGGCCACCTTGATCGATCTGGTGCTCGCGAAGTCCGGGTTGCTCGACTGTTTCACCGTGGTGCTGTCCACGGAGGAGGTCGGTCGCGGCAAGCCCGCACCCGACGTCTATCTCACCGTCGCGCAGCGCCTCGGTGTGGAGCCGAAAAACTGTACGGCCGTGGAGGATTCGACCAACGGGCTGCGTTCCGCCCACAACGCCGGGATGCGCCTGATCGCGGCGCCGCGCCCGGAATTCCCGCCACTGCCCGACGCGCTCGCCCTGGCCGAGGTCGTCATCGACGATCTCGACCAGCTCACCCCCGGCGTCGTGACCGGCGACGCCTGA
- a CDS encoding PaaI family thioesterase, with product MDDTQVGSSLPDEKHHEGGFRPVAELIQARKDRGADNTVGGPHYGELIDQVRALMDRARLVNPSDELAKEAIATLEQLNARLDEAVVDEWSSPSWTRTDLPARGNITLPPYTVVSGDREGVTAKVTFRTFHLGGNNAAHGGHIALAFDDIIGMTAALATRSVTRTASLTLDYRSITPLNRELTVRAWTERIEGRKVYLRATLHDDERLCAEAKGLFIVLNPGQP from the coding sequence ATGGACGATACACAGGTCGGCAGCTCGCTTCCGGACGAGAAGCATCACGAAGGCGGATTCCGGCCGGTTGCCGAGCTGATCCAGGCACGCAAGGACCGCGGTGCCGACAACACGGTGGGCGGACCGCACTACGGCGAGCTGATCGACCAGGTCCGCGCGCTGATGGACCGGGCGCGGCTGGTGAACCCCTCCGACGAGCTCGCCAAGGAGGCCATCGCCACCCTCGAGCAGCTCAATGCCCGCCTCGACGAGGCAGTGGTGGACGAGTGGTCCTCGCCCAGCTGGACCCGCACCGACCTGCCCGCGCGCGGCAACATCACGCTGCCGCCGTACACCGTGGTCAGCGGCGACCGCGAGGGCGTCACCGCGAAGGTCACCTTCCGCACCTTCCACCTGGGCGGCAACAACGCGGCCCACGGTGGGCACATCGCCCTCGCCTTCGACGACATCATCGGCATGACCGCCGCGCTGGCCACCCGGTCGGTGACCCGCACGGCTTCGCTGACCCTCGACTATCGGTCGATCACACCGCTCAATCGGGAGCTGACGGTGCGCGCGTGGACCGAACGCATCGAAGGCCGCAAGGTGTACCTGCGGGCGACCCTGCACGACGACGAACGCCTGTGCGCCGAGGCGAAGGGTCTGTTCATCGTGCTCAACCCCGGCCAGCCGTGA
- a CDS encoding GntR family transcriptional regulator: protein MQVSEKTGATEPTPIRGQRADRARRVADILRHQILAGAVAGTVPGEQELAAEHGTSRNTVREALALLRDEGLIDRAPKLGTRVAARKFDHGLDALLGLQETLKGHGTVRNEVRAASTITAPPAVARRLELAPGDKVVYIERLRFLADLPLSLDLTYLAPDVGAEVLAHDLETTDVFVLLEQVTGRSLGAADLALEAVAADPHTATTLDTPAGAPLLMLERLTYLDDGRPVDLEYIRMRGDRITMRGSLTRSTPEWKVL from the coding sequence ATGCAGGTCAGCGAGAAAACAGGGGCTACCGAGCCCACCCCGATCCGCGGTCAGCGCGCCGATCGGGCGCGCCGGGTCGCCGACATCCTGCGCCACCAGATCCTGGCGGGCGCGGTGGCGGGGACGGTGCCCGGCGAGCAGGAGCTCGCCGCCGAGCACGGCACCTCCCGCAATACCGTCCGCGAAGCGCTGGCGCTGCTGCGCGACGAGGGACTCATCGATCGCGCCCCGAAACTCGGTACCCGCGTCGCCGCCCGCAAGTTCGACCACGGCCTCGATGCGCTGCTCGGTCTGCAGGAAACGCTCAAAGGGCACGGGACCGTGCGCAACGAGGTCCGCGCGGCCTCCACCATCACCGCTCCCCCGGCCGTGGCGCGCCGGCTCGAGCTGGCGCCCGGCGACAAGGTCGTCTACATCGAACGCCTGCGGTTTCTCGCCGATCTGCCGCTGAGCCTGGACCTGACCTACCTCGCGCCCGATGTCGGCGCCGAGGTGCTCGCCCACGATCTCGAGACCACCGACGTGTTCGTGCTCCTCGAACAGGTCACCGGACGGTCGCTGGGGGCCGCCGACCTCGCACTGGAAGCCGTCGCGGCCGACCCGCACACCGCCACCACCCTCGACACCCCGGCCGGCGCGCCGCTCCTGATGCTCGAACGCCTCACCTACCTCGACGACGGCCGCCCCGTCGATCTCGAATACATCCGCATGCGCGGTGACCGCATCACGATGCGCGGCAGCCTCACCCGCAGCACCCCCGAATGGAAGGTCCTGTAA
- a CDS encoding 4Fe-4S dicluster domain-containing protein, producing the protein MALVPQRADVPVTIDESLCITGCTLCVDMCPLDSLAIHDDSGKAYMHVDECWYCGPCAARCPTGAVTVNMPYLLR; encoded by the coding sequence ATGGCACTGGTCCCCCAGCGCGCCGACGTCCCGGTGACGATCGACGAATCGCTGTGCATCACCGGCTGCACCCTCTGCGTCGACATGTGCCCGCTCGATTCCCTTGCCATCCACGATGACTCGGGCAAGGCCTACATGCACGTCGACGAGTGCTGGTACTGCGGGCCGTGCGCGGCCCGCTGCCCCACCGGCGCCGTCACCGTCAACATGCCCTATCTGCTCCGCTGA
- a CDS encoding ABC transporter substrate-binding protein, translated as MKITRFAPVALALALTAAGCSLESSDAAPAGTVKVVIGYQSKTINTVTAGTLLKAQGYLEQRLQKITDNGGAKYQVEWQDYDTGAPITAQMVAEKIDIGSMGDYPLLINGSRTQANERARTELVSITGYNPKGALNMVVVPNDSPARSLTDLAGQKISASVGSAGHGTLVQALSRAGIDPAKGVEVLNQQPQVGATALESHQVSALSQFVAWPGLLVQQNKAKLLYDGAELNVPTFHGVVARRTYAADHPEVLQAFLAAQLDATAFLNEKPFEAADLVAKGSGLPQEVVYLYNGPGGTSFDTTLKANLIAAFKDDVNYLKSIGDFADLDIDAFVQDAPLRQAFAETGWGNYDAELASGVNPSKVSGTDPICAVAVADPALAGEVWVDGADKPQPAANPGCLLRAVQAAKAQGKTIRAVYVPDAELGTRWFADKAIWLREDARYLPFTTQAAADRYRATRPAAAPVSYEQAVTEVRG; from the coding sequence ATGAAGATCACTCGTTTCGCCCCTGTCGCCCTGGCTCTCGCGCTCACCGCCGCGGGCTGCTCGCTCGAGAGTTCCGACGCCGCACCGGCGGGCACCGTCAAGGTCGTCATCGGCTATCAGTCCAAGACCATCAACACCGTCACCGCGGGCACGCTGCTGAAGGCGCAGGGTTATCTGGAACAGCGGCTCCAGAAGATCACCGACAACGGTGGCGCGAAATATCAGGTGGAGTGGCAGGACTACGACACCGGCGCGCCGATCACCGCCCAGATGGTGGCCGAGAAGATCGACATCGGCTCGATGGGCGACTATCCGTTGCTGATCAACGGATCTCGCACCCAGGCCAACGAACGCGCACGGACCGAGCTGGTGTCGATCACCGGCTACAACCCCAAGGGCGCGCTGAACATGGTGGTGGTGCCCAACGACTCACCCGCCCGTTCGCTGACCGATCTGGCCGGGCAGAAGATCTCGGCCAGCGTGGGTTCAGCCGGTCACGGCACGTTGGTGCAGGCGCTGAGCCGGGCCGGGATCGACCCGGCCAAGGGCGTGGAAGTGCTCAATCAGCAGCCGCAGGTCGGGGCGACCGCGCTGGAATCGCATCAGGTGAGCGCGCTGTCGCAGTTCGTGGCGTGGCCGGGTCTGCTGGTGCAGCAGAACAAGGCGAAACTGCTCTACGACGGCGCCGAGCTGAACGTGCCGACCTTCCACGGCGTGGTGGCGCGCCGGACCTACGCGGCCGATCATCCGGAGGTGCTGCAGGCGTTCCTCGCCGCGCAGCTGGACGCGACGGCGTTCCTCAACGAGAAGCCGTTCGAGGCAGCCGATCTCGTCGCCAAGGGGTCGGGCCTGCCGCAAGAGGTCGTGTACCTCTACAACGGCCCCGGCGGTACCAGTTTCGACACCACGCTCAAGGCGAACCTGATCGCGGCATTCAAGGACGATGTGAACTACTTGAAGTCGATCGGCGATTTCGCCGACCTCGACATCGACGCCTTCGTCCAGGACGCGCCGCTGCGTCAAGCCTTCGCGGAGACCGGCTGGGGGAACTACGACGCGGAGCTGGCGTCGGGGGTCAACCCGAGCAAGGTGAGCGGCACCGATCCGATCTGCGCTGTGGCGGTCGCTGATCCGGCACTGGCCGGTGAGGTCTGGGTCGACGGCGCGGACAAGCCCCAACCCGCCGCGAACCCCGGCTGCTTGCTGCGGGCGGTACAGGCCGCCAAGGCACAGGGCAAGACGATCCGCGCGGTGTATGTCCCCGATGCCGAGCTGGGGACTCGCTGGTTCGCCGACAAGGCCATCTGGTTGCGCGAGGACGCCCGGTACCTGCCGTTCACCACGCAGGCAGCGGCCGACCGCTACCGCGCCACCCGTCCCGCCGCCGCACCGGTCTCCTATGAGCAGGCCGTGACGGAAGTCCGCGGATGA
- a CDS encoding ABC transporter permease — translation MSTISGQAAPVTTHDDVHAAELPTATTAPASDTAGSTPKVASSSLPEHGADAPSRSVWVSRTIRVASVAAAIGLWQLLTVGDVRAGLRFDTLPTVTEIVAEFGEHLGTGQYYLDVAQSLIRIVTGFGLAAVVGVLAGIGLGRSRLLADVFGSLAELIRPIPAIALVPVAILLFPSDESGIVFITFTASLFPVLVSTRHATRALPTIWEDAIRTLGASRREVLTRVVVPGILPGVFSGLSVGMGVAWICLISAEMISGRLGIGYRTWQSYTIVDYPAVFVGMITIGVLGFLTSGIVELAGRRVTRWLPREVAS, via the coding sequence ATGAGCACGATTTCCGGGCAGGCCGCCCCGGTCACGACCCACGATGACGTCCACGCGGCCGAATTACCTACTGCCACTACCGCTCCGGCGAGCGACACAGCGGGCAGCACACCAAAGGTCGCGAGCAGCTCGTTGCCCGAGCACGGTGCCGACGCGCCGTCCAGATCGGTGTGGGTATCGCGAACGATCCGGGTCGCCTCGGTCGCGGCAGCGATCGGTCTGTGGCAGCTGCTCACCGTGGGCGATGTGCGCGCGGGGCTGCGGTTCGACACCCTGCCGACCGTGACCGAGATCGTCGCCGAGTTCGGTGAGCATCTCGGAACCGGCCAGTACTACCTCGATGTGGCGCAGTCGCTGATCCGGATCGTCACCGGCTTCGGGCTGGCCGCGGTCGTCGGTGTGCTGGCCGGCATCGGCCTCGGCCGGTCGCGACTGCTCGCCGATGTGTTCGGGTCGCTGGCCGAGCTGATCCGGCCCATTCCGGCGATCGCGCTGGTGCCGGTGGCGATCCTGCTGTTCCCCAGCGACGAGTCCGGCATCGTGTTCATCACTTTCACCGCGTCGCTGTTCCCGGTGCTGGTGAGCACCCGGCATGCGACACGGGCACTGCCGACCATCTGGGAGGACGCGATCCGCACGCTGGGCGCCTCGCGACGAGAGGTCCTGACCAGGGTCGTCGTGCCCGGCATCCTGCCCGGTGTGTTCAGCGGATTGTCGGTGGGTATGGGCGTGGCCTGGATCTGCCTGATCTCGGCGGAGATGATCTCGGGGCGACTCGGCATCGGCTACCGCACCTGGCAGTCCTACACGATCGTCGACTACCCGGCCGTGTTCGTCGGGATGATCACGATCGGTGTGCTCGGTTTCCTCACCTCCGGAATCGTCGAACTGGCAGGCCGCCGGGTAACCCGATGGCTGCCGCGAGAGGTTGCGTCATGA
- a CDS encoding ABC transporter ATP-binding protein, producing the protein MTTITAAPAVSVGMRLDLESVRISYGRKTVVHDLDLTVAAGEILVLVGKSGCGKSTLLRAIAGLRKPAAGVIRADEDTVTGPSADRALVFQDDALLPWRTARANIDLALRLRGVSRGDRAARSQRWLDEVGLSGYADYLPRDLSGGMRQRVQLARSLAGSPRAVLMDEPFGALDSQTRAEMQRLLIDTWRAHPTTIVFVTHDLDEALLLGDRIAVLGAGSLRAVVEVPDPREPVDRSALRARILESL; encoded by the coding sequence ATGACCACGATCACCGCCGCACCCGCCGTCTCGGTCGGCATGCGATTGGATCTCGAGTCCGTCCGGATCAGCTACGGCCGCAAAACCGTGGTGCACGACCTCGATCTGACGGTCGCGGCCGGGGAGATCCTGGTCCTGGTCGGCAAATCCGGCTGCGGCAAGTCGACCCTCTTGCGCGCCATCGCCGGGCTGCGCAAGCCCGCCGCCGGGGTGATCCGCGCCGACGAGGACACCGTCACCGGCCCCTCGGCCGATCGCGCGCTGGTGTTCCAGGACGACGCGCTGTTGCCGTGGCGCACCGCGCGCGCCAATATCGATCTGGCGCTACGTCTTCGAGGTGTGTCGCGCGGTGACCGTGCGGCACGTTCGCAGCGCTGGCTCGACGAGGTCGGACTCAGCGGCTACGCCGACTATCTGCCGCGCGACCTGTCCGGCGGGATGCGCCAACGGGTGCAGCTCGCCCGCAGCCTGGCGGGCTCGCCGCGCGCGGTGCTCATGGACGAGCCGTTCGGCGCGCTCGACAGCCAGACCCGCGCGGAGATGCAGCGCCTGCTCATCGACACCTGGCGCGCCCACCCCACCACGATCGTTTTCGTCACCCACGACCTCGACGAAGCCCTGCTGCTCGGCGACCGGATCGCCGTGCTCGGCGCGGGTTCGCTGCGCGCGGTCGTCGAGGTACCCGACCCGCGCGAACCGGTGGACCGCAGCGCTCTACGCGCCCGAATCCTGGAGTCCTTGTGA
- a CDS encoding fumarate reductase/succinate dehydrogenase flavoprotein subunit, with the protein MNIPELSDRVRLDCDVLVIGGGTAGTMAALTAAESGANVLLLEKAHVRHSGALAMGMDGVNNAVIPGKAEPEDYVAEITRANDGIVDQRTVYQTATRGFAMVQRLERYGVKFEKDEYGEYAVRRVHRSGSYVLPMPEGKDVKKALYRVLRQRTMREKIRIENRLMPVRVLTAGGRAVGAAALNTRTGEFVEVAAKAVILATGPCGRLGLPASGYLYGTYENPTNAGDGYSMAYHAGAELSGIECFQINPLIKDYNGPACAYVANPFGGYQVNAEGERFVDSDYWSGQMMAEVKQEIESARGPIYLKVSHLPDETLSTLESILHTTERPTRGTFHANRGHDYRTHDIEMHISEIGLCGGHSASGVWVDENARTTVPGLYAAGDLACVPHNYMIGAFVYGDLAGAHAASTLAELDTPAQLPEDQLAEAHELIYRPLRQPEGPPQPQVEYKLRRFVNDYVAPPKTAAKLSIAVETFERMRAEVDGIGAQTPHELMRAVEVQFIRDCAEMASRSSLTRTESRWGLYHDRADLPERDDESWNFHLNLRKTVDGEMEFVKRSVAPYLVPVPGLDDVPSAVPIVEVIAQPELVGTRAPQREAPARSVAAPVSPSSPRLVTLLALDSPAVEDLASYLTDPDPVVRVAALSVLTENTPDGFADELIRALGDEAASVRRAATESLRELVEVLAGAGALSEHLGSPDPLVRATVVDLLRSLRAGSASDYRAALGDTDHRVRIEAVRALVSLDDADAVSTIAGDVNREVRIAVAHGLASIGGGGVEVIRVLSGDPDPLVRAAALTAYAALGTAEEDVAELAAALRHSAWQVRVGAARGLAGSSPEVGVVPLSEALADRHLDVRKAAVLALSTWPGSATALDALESAITDPDADVRAYARRAATAAGRTPVEAVRADAELTEARA; encoded by the coding sequence GTGAACATTCCCGAACTGTCCGACCGCGTGCGCCTCGACTGCGATGTGCTCGTCATCGGCGGCGGCACCGCCGGCACCATGGCCGCGCTCACCGCCGCCGAGTCCGGCGCGAACGTACTGTTGCTCGAGAAAGCGCACGTGCGCCATTCCGGTGCGCTGGCCATGGGCATGGACGGGGTGAACAACGCCGTCATCCCCGGCAAGGCCGAGCCGGAGGACTACGTCGCCGAGATCACCCGCGCCAACGACGGCATCGTCGACCAGCGCACCGTGTATCAAACGGCGACACGGGGTTTCGCGATGGTGCAGCGCCTCGAGCGATACGGGGTGAAGTTCGAGAAGGACGAGTACGGCGAGTACGCGGTACGCCGGGTGCACCGGTCGGGGTCGTACGTGCTGCCGATGCCCGAGGGCAAGGACGTGAAGAAGGCGCTCTATCGCGTACTGCGCCAACGCACGATGCGCGAGAAGATCCGTATCGAGAATCGGCTGATGCCGGTGCGGGTACTCACTGCGGGCGGACGCGCGGTGGGTGCGGCCGCGTTGAACACGCGCACCGGCGAATTCGTGGAAGTGGCCGCGAAAGCGGTGATTCTGGCGACAGGCCCCTGCGGCCGACTGGGTCTGCCCGCGTCGGGTTACCTGTACGGCACCTACGAGAACCCCACCAACGCCGGTGACGGCTACTCGATGGCCTATCACGCAGGCGCGGAACTCTCCGGCATCGAGTGCTTCCAGATCAACCCGCTGATCAAGGACTACAACGGTCCTGCCTGCGCGTATGTGGCCAACCCGTTCGGCGGCTATCAGGTCAACGCCGAGGGGGAACGTTTCGTCGACTCCGACTACTGGTCGGGGCAGATGATGGCCGAGGTGAAACAGGAGATCGAATCCGCGCGCGGGCCCATCTATCTCAAGGTGTCGCACCTGCCCGACGAGACGCTGTCGACGCTCGAGTCCATTCTGCACACCACCGAGCGACCGACTCGCGGGACGTTCCACGCCAACCGTGGCCACGACTACCGCACCCACGATATCGAGATGCACATCTCCGAAATCGGTTTGTGCGGTGGGCATTCCGCCTCGGGTGTGTGGGTGGACGAGAACGCGCGAACCACCGTACCGGGCCTGTACGCGGCGGGCGATCTGGCGTGCGTGCCACACAACTACATGATCGGGGCGTTCGTCTACGGCGATCTGGCCGGCGCGCACGCGGCCTCGACGCTGGCCGAACTCGATACCCCTGCCCAGCTGCCCGAGGATCAGCTCGCCGAAGCACACGAACTGATCTACCGGCCGTTGCGTCAGCCGGAGGGACCGCCGCAGCCGCAGGTCGAGTACAAGCTGCGCCGGTTCGTGAACGACTATGTGGCGCCGCCGAAAACGGCCGCCAAGCTCTCGATCGCCGTCGAGACCTTCGAGCGGATGCGCGCCGAAGTCGACGGGATCGGCGCGCAGACACCCCACGAACTCATGCGTGCGGTGGAAGTGCAGTTCATCCGCGATTGCGCCGAGATGGCCTCACGCAGTTCGCTGACGCGGACCGAGTCCCGCTGGGGCCTCTATCACGATCGTGCGGATCTACCCGAGCGCGACGACGAGTCGTGGAACTTCCATTTGAACCTGCGCAAGACCGTCGATGGCGAAATGGAATTCGTCAAGCGGTCGGTGGCGCCGTATCTGGTGCCGGTGCCCGGTCTCGACGATGTGCCGTCGGCCGTGCCGATCGTCGAGGTGATCGCCCAGCCCGAACTGGTGGGAACGCGTGCGCCGCAACGCGAAGCTCCGGCGCGCAGCGTGGCCGCGCCGGTGTCGCCGTCCTCACCCCGGTTGGTCACGCTGCTCGCGCTGGATTCGCCCGCGGTCGAGGATCTGGCGAGCTACCTCACCGATCCCGATCCGGTGGTGCGGGTGGCGGCGCTGTCGGTGCTCACCGAGAACACCCCGGACGGATTCGCCGACGAGCTGATCCGGGCGCTGGGTGACGAGGCCGCCTCGGTGCGCCGGGCCGCCACCGAGAGCCTGCGGGAACTGGTGGAGGTGCTCGCGGGGGCCGGTGCGCTGAGCGAGCATCTCGGCTCGCCCGATCCCCTTGTGCGCGCCACCGTCGTCGATCTGCTGCGCTCTTTGCGAGCCGGATCCGCATCGGATTACCGTGCGGCACTGGGCGATACCGACCATCGCGTCCGGATCGAAGCGGTGCGCGCACTGGTCTCGCTCGACGACGCCGACGCGGTGTCCACGATCGCGGGCGATGTCAACCGCGAGGTGCGCATCGCGGTGGCGCACGGGCTCGCCTCGATCGGTGGCGGCGGTGTGGAGGTGATTCGCGTGCTGTCGGGCGATCCCGATCCGCTGGTCCGCGCTGCCGCGCTCACCGCCTACGCCGCGCTGGGTACCGCCGAGGAGGATGTCGCCGAACTCGCCGCGGCACTGCGACATTCCGCCTGGCAGGTGCGGGTCGGCGCCGCGCGCGGGCTGGCGGGTTCGTCCCCCGAGGTCGGCGTGGTGCCGTTGAGCGAGGCGCTCGCCGACCGTCACCTCGATGTGCGCAAGGCGGCGGTACTGGCCCTGTCCACCTGGCCGGGTAGTGCCACCGCCCTCGACGCGCTGGAGTCGGCGATCACCGATCCCGACGCCGACGTGCGCGCCTATGCCCGCCGCGCGGCGACCGCCGCGGGCCGCACCCCGGTCGAGGCTGTTCGCGCCGACGCGGAACTCACCGAGGCCAGGGCGTGA
- a CDS encoding serine hydrolase domain-containing protein, which yields MSALPATLVRVTDNLDAVTTIGHEDDPADVGSSRADVEAIWASVRRWYAMGTTPAIQVCLRRNGGIVLNRTIGHGWGNAPSDGPDAEKILATPETLFCGFSTAKGVAATLMFMLIEQGAFGLEDRVADYVPEFAAHRKGVITIGDVLSHSAGIPFITAPHSGTAAVLDEELAVAALTDLVPSWAPGRFRVYHALTSGLIQRLLVQRATGKRMREHLAEQVLTPLGFRWNNFGVDPADVGKVVPSVKTGPPQPRLARFLASKALGGHMDKASKATNDAFLAAELPSGNLVTTAFELSRFYEILARGGELDGTRIIGTGTLRDAIAPADRMLGLAGRVSRAGFELGARRSKFGRDTGSHFGRSGLTTQYGWADPDRGLSGAILTNGKATTDLDRPWQLVAQISDTLRPLAPADRLFRP from the coding sequence ATGAGCGCACTTCCTGCCACCCTGGTGAGGGTCACCGACAACCTGGACGCGGTGACGACGATCGGCCACGAGGACGATCCGGCCGACGTCGGGTCCTCGCGGGCCGACGTCGAAGCGATCTGGGCGTCGGTGCGCAGGTGGTACGCGATGGGCACGACGCCCGCCATCCAGGTGTGCCTGCGCCGCAACGGCGGGATCGTGCTCAACCGGACGATCGGGCACGGTTGGGGCAACGCGCCGAGCGACGGCCCGGACGCGGAGAAGATCCTCGCGACCCCGGAGACCCTGTTCTGCGGCTTCTCCACGGCGAAGGGTGTCGCCGCCACGCTGATGTTCATGCTCATCGAACAGGGGGCGTTCGGGCTGGAAGATCGGGTGGCCGACTATGTTCCCGAGTTCGCGGCCCACCGCAAGGGCGTGATCACCATCGGCGATGTGCTGTCGCATTCGGCGGGCATCCCGTTCATCACCGCGCCACACAGCGGAACCGCCGCGGTGCTCGACGAGGAACTGGCCGTCGCCGCGCTCACCGATCTGGTGCCGAGCTGGGCGCCGGGCCGTTTTCGCGTCTACCACGCGCTGACCAGCGGATTGATCCAGCGCCTTCTCGTCCAGCGTGCCACCGGCAAGCGGATGCGCGAGCACCTCGCCGAGCAGGTGCTGACGCCACTGGGCTTCCGCTGGAACAACTTCGGCGTCGACCCCGCCGATGTCGGCAAGGTCGTGCCGAGCGTCAAGACCGGCCCGCCGCAACCGCGCCTGGCCCGGTTTCTGGCGAGCAAGGCCCTCGGCGGCCATATGGACAAGGCGTCGAAGGCGACCAACGACGCCTTCCTGGCCGCCGAACTGCCCTCCGGCAACCTGGTCACCACCGCGTTCGAACTGTCCCGGTTCTACGAAATCCTCGCGCGCGGCGGCGAATTGGACGGAACGAGAATCATCGGGACCGGCACCTTGCGCGACGCGATCGCCCCCGCCGATCGCATGCTCGGCCTGGCCGGTCGGGTCAGCCGCGCCGGCTTCGAGCTCGGCGCCCGCCGGTCCAAGTTCGGCCGCGACACCGGGTCGCATTTCGGCCGCAGCGGTCTCACCACCCAGTACGGCTGGGCCGACCCCGACCGCGGGCTGTCGGGTGCGATCCTGACCAACGGCAAAGCGACCACCGATCTCGATCGTCCGTGGCAGCTGGTGGCCCAGATCTCCGACACCCTGCGCCCACTCGCGCCCGCCGATCGGCTCTTCCGGCCCTGA